Proteins encoded by one window of Candidatus Nomurabacteria bacterium:
- a CDS encoding type IIA DNA topoisomerase subunit B: MADSDAKKKGSYGADSISVLEGLEPVRKRPGMYIGGTGPEGLHHLVWEIFDNSRDEAMAGHANRIEVVLLPNNRIRVADNGRGIPVDIHSKTKVSALETVMTTLHAGGKFGGDESGYKVSGGLHGVGASVVNALSIYTKAIVHRDGGVHGQEYSQGKKKAAVKKIASSKLHGTIITFEPDQEIFKTLQFDYNTIVNHLRQQAYLVKGLKITVIDARTLDMPKLDTDSVFYFSELALEFPSISFYFEGGLVSLIRFYNKHQKAVHNTIFYVDKEVDDVGVEIALQYIDDITTKIVPFANNIYTQEGGTHITGFKTALTRILNTYGKKNNIIKEADGGFTGEDVLEGLTAVVSVKLREIQFEGQTKGKLGSVEAQGAVATVFGDAFTSYLEENPDEAKMIINKVIIAVRARKAAKAAKDSVLRKGALEGMTLPGKLSDCASGTKAEDAELFIVEGDSAGGTAKMGRDRRTQAILPLRGKILNIERARLDRMLASEQIKNLVVAMGTAIGDTFDITKLRYHKVIIATDADVDGAHIRTLILTLLYRYFRPLLDAGHIYIAQPPLYKIKKGKEIFYAYNEAEKVAFAGNVGAELDSEENGEESMGDEVVEEEEGDKPIKGRTQKIHVQRYKGLGEMNAEELWETTMDSTRRILKQVTIDDGEEADKVFDMLMGSDVAPRKSFIQTHAKMAELDI, translated from the coding sequence ATGGCAGATAGCGACGCAAAAAAGAAAGGGTCATATGGAGCAGATTCGATCTCAGTTCTCGAAGGACTAGAGCCGGTGAGGAAGCGTCCAGGTATGTATATTGGTGGTACAGGACCAGAAGGTCTACACCACTTAGTCTGGGAAATTTTTGATAACTCTCGTGACGAGGCTATGGCCGGCCATGCAAATCGAATCGAAGTCGTACTCTTGCCGAACAACCGTATCCGCGTTGCAGATAACGGCCGAGGTATTCCAGTCGATATACATTCAAAAACAAAAGTTTCTGCACTTGAGACAGTCATGACAACACTCCATGCGGGAGGCAAATTCGGCGGTGATGAATCTGGCTACAAAGTTTCCGGTGGATTACACGGCGTGGGTGCGTCAGTTGTTAATGCGCTGTCGATCTATACAAAAGCGATCGTGCACCGCGATGGTGGAGTCCATGGACAAGAATACTCACAGGGCAAGAAAAAAGCAGCTGTCAAAAAAATCGCTTCATCAAAATTACACGGGACGATTATAACCTTTGAACCTGATCAGGAAATATTCAAAACTCTCCAGTTTGATTACAATACTATCGTCAACCATTTGCGCCAGCAGGCCTATTTGGTCAAAGGTCTCAAGATTACTGTGATCGATGCGAGGACGCTCGATATGCCAAAGCTTGATACAGATTCTGTATTTTATTTTAGTGAGCTTGCGCTAGAATTCCCGTCGATCTCTTTTTATTTCGAAGGTGGACTGGTATCACTTATTCGCTTCTACAACAAGCACCAGAAAGCCGTGCATAATACGATTTTCTATGTTGACAAAGAAGTTGATGACGTGGGTGTTGAGATTGCACTCCAGTACATCGATGACATCACGACCAAGATCGTACCATTTGCTAACAACATTTATACTCAAGAGGGTGGAACTCATATCACAGGATTTAAGACTGCACTAACGAGAATTTTAAATACGTACGGTAAGAAAAATAATATTATCAAAGAAGCAGACGGTGGCTTCACTGGGGAAGATGTCCTTGAAGGTTTGACAGCAGTTGTCTCGGTCAAGCTCCGTGAAATTCAGTTCGAAGGCCAGACCAAAGGTAAACTCGGTTCAGTTGAGGCGCAGGGTGCAGTAGCGACTGTTTTCGGCGATGCCTTTACTTCTTACCTCGAAGAGAATCCCGATGAAGCTAAGATGATCATTAACAAAGTCATCATAGCCGTCCGTGCTCGTAAAGCTGCCAAAGCTGCCAAAGATTCAGTACTTCGAAAAGGTGCACTCGAAGGCATGACACTCCCCGGTAAACTTTCTGATTGTGCCTCTGGTACCAAAGCTGAAGATGCAGAACTCTTTATCGTAGAGGGAGATTCTGCAGGCGGTACCGCCAAAATGGGACGTGACCGACGTACGCAGGCAATATTGCCGTTACGAGGAAAAATTCTCAACATTGAGCGCGCTCGTCTTGATCGCATGCTCGCATCTGAACAGATCAAAAATCTCGTTGTCGCTATGGGCACTGCGATTGGTGATACGTTCGACATAACCAAGCTTCGCTACCACAAGGTAATTATTGCAACCGATGCCGACGTTGACGGCGCACACATTCGCACTCTCATACTCACACTATTGTATCGATACTTCCGACCACTCCTCGATGCTGGGCATATATATATCGCACAGCCACCGCTCTATAAAATAAAAAAAGGCAAAGAAATTTTCTATGCGTATAATGAAGCCGAGAAAGTAGCTTTTGCGGGGAACGTTGGAGCGGAGCTCGATAGTGAAGAAAATGGGGAAGAAAGTATGGGTGATGAAGTAGTAGAAGAAGAGGAAGGCGATAAGCCAATCAAAGGTAGAACTCAGAAAATTCACGTGCAGCGCTATAAAGGTCTCGGCGAAATGAACGCAGAAGAGTTGTGGGAAACGACGATGGATTCGACACGAAGAATCTTGAAGCAAGTCACCATCGATGACGGAGAAGAGGCAGATAAAGTGTTCGATATGTTGATGGGCTCTGATGTCGCTCCTCGCAAATCATTTATTCAAACCCATGCCAAAATGGCAGAACTCGATATATAA
- a CDS encoding threonine--tRNA ligase encodes MPEEKLNQIRHTLAHLLAASIRTLYPNAQNSIGPAIENGFYQDFDLPETISEKDFPVIEAKMNELLMTWKEFTKRDVTPDEAKKEFAWNKYKVELIEEFSQKGDQLTFYTAGEFVDLCRGGHVEHPHTDIVPGSWKLDRVAGAYWRGDEKNKMLTRIYGLAFESKEKLDGYIAMQEEAKKRDHRKLGKELGLFLFSDLVGPGLPLWTPKGTLLRELLNDYVWSLRKKYGYEKVTIPHITKKELYETSGHWAKYADDLFKIHTRENKLFAMKPMNCPHHTQIFDSEPRSYRDMPQRYCETTMVYRDEQSGELSGLSRVISITQDDAHVFCRESQIEEESLKIWDIIEKFYGAFGFELTPRLSRHDPDNFEKYLGTKETWEKAEGALKDLIEKKNAVAIDGKGEAAFYGPKIDFLGKDSLGREHQVGTIQIDFVQPKNFGLTFTNEKGEKENVVMIHCAIMGSIERFMMIMIEHLGGSFPTWLSPVQVAIIPVRENHIEYAKKVETDLEESGIRAKMYDANDSLGKRIHAAKGQKIPYVIVIGDKEMSSGNLTIEKRDGTKDEQTLAIFIEMLNGEVKNRSLN; translated from the coding sequence ATGCCTGAAGAAAAATTAAACCAAATCCGTCACACCCTTGCCCATCTCTTGGCTGCATCAATACGAACACTCTATCCCAATGCACAAAATTCCATTGGCCCTGCAATAGAAAATGGCTTCTATCAAGATTTCGATTTGCCTGAGACAATATCTGAAAAAGACTTCCCTGTGATCGAAGCAAAGATGAACGAACTCTTGATGACATGGAAAGAATTCACCAAGCGAGATGTAACACCTGACGAAGCCAAAAAAGAATTTGCATGGAATAAGTACAAAGTCGAACTCATAGAAGAATTCTCACAAAAAGGCGACCAGCTAACATTCTATACAGCTGGCGAATTTGTTGATCTCTGTCGCGGCGGCCATGTTGAACATCCACATACTGATATCGTGCCAGGTTCATGGAAGCTCGATCGAGTTGCGGGAGCGTATTGGCGTGGCGATGAGAAAAATAAAATGCTTACTCGCATTTATGGACTTGCATTTGAATCAAAAGAAAAACTCGATGGTTATATCGCCATGCAAGAAGAAGCAAAGAAACGCGACCATCGTAAACTAGGTAAAGAACTCGGATTATTTTTATTCTCTGATCTTGTTGGACCAGGATTGCCATTATGGACACCCAAAGGCACACTGTTGCGCGAGCTTCTCAATGACTATGTCTGGAGTCTTCGAAAAAAGTATGGGTACGAAAAAGTAACAATCCCGCACATTACGAAAAAAGAATTGTATGAGACCTCTGGGCATTGGGCAAAATATGCTGATGATCTTTTTAAAATTCATACACGGGAAAATAAACTCTTTGCTATGAAGCCCATGAACTGCCCTCATCACACGCAAATATTTGATTCTGAACCAAGAAGCTATCGTGATATGCCGCAGCGATATTGCGAAACAACAATGGTATATCGAGATGAACAATCAGGCGAACTATCAGGTCTGTCGAGAGTGATATCGATTACCCAAGATGATGCTCACGTTTTTTGCCGTGAAAGCCAGATCGAGGAAGAATCATTAAAGATTTGGGATATTATTGAAAAATTCTATGGTGCATTCGGCTTTGAGCTCACACCACGACTATCTCGACATGATCCTGATAATTTTGAAAAATATCTAGGCACAAAAGAAACGTGGGAAAAAGCTGAAGGAGCGCTCAAAGATCTCATCGAGAAGAAAAATGCTGTCGCGATAGATGGCAAAGGAGAAGCAGCATTTTATGGACCAAAAATAGATTTCCTCGGCAAAGATTCACTTGGGCGAGAACACCAAGTGGGTACAATCCAGATAGATTTCGTCCAACCAAAAAACTTCGGTCTCACGTTTACAAATGAAAAAGGTGAGAAAGAAAATGTCGTCATGATTCACTGTGCAATCATGGGCTCTATCGAGCGATTTATGATGATCATGATCGAACATCTCGGCGGATCATTCCCAACCTGGCTCTCACCAGTACAAGTCGCAATTATTCCCGTTCGCGAAAATCATATAGAGTATGCAAAGAAAGTTGAAACAGATCTTGAAGAATCCGGCATTCGGGCAAAAATGTATGATGCTAATGACAGCCTCGGCAAACGCATCCATGCTGCAAAAGGACAGAAAATCCCGTACGTCATTGTGATCGGTGATAAAGAAATGTCTTCAGGAAACCTCACCATCGAAAAGCGTGACGGAACAAAAGATGAGCAAACACTTGCAATCTTTATTGAAATGCTTAATGGAGAGGTCAAAAACCGTTCATTAAATTAG
- the dnaE gene encoding DNA polymerase III subunit alpha yields the protein MSKPFTHLHTHSHYSLLDGLSKIDDLVNRAKEHGMEALALTDHGNMYGAIEFYKACKKENIKPIIGVEAYVAERTRFDKDPNIDAKRYHLTLLARNETGYKNLMRLVSKANIEGYYYKPRMDHDLLKEHASGLICLTGCPASRFIHHVKNNQIDEARKLLHFYIDIFGKEHVFVEVMHHDDVDWYTPLLPTIKQIAQDLDLPIVGTWDSHYLHKDDAEAQDTLLAINTGSDVGSNKISMKSGDYSFISSDEAYKIFHDMPEACANTQKVVDLVSIELSLGNWYFPNYEIPEGTTYDSELSKFTYLGMETRNIEKTPERLERIAYELDVIKNKGYAPYFLVVADLLKFAREHNIVTTTRGSAAGSMVSYLNYITTVDPIEYNLPFERFLNPYRPSAPDIDMDIADNRRDEMIDYAKLKYGADKVAQIGTFGTMMARGSVRDVARALGYPYSIGDRLSKLIPMGSQGFPMTIDHAMELVPELQTAYDNERETKEIIDLAKKMEGCARHISVHAAGVVIAPSAIEDFTPIQFDPKGGKIITQYDMYTIEEAGLLKLDFLGIRNLAILGDAIERIMKIRGIKIDLDDLPKQDKKTFEMLARGETVGVFQLGNDGMTKAVKKLEPTTIDDLNVMVALYRPGPMATIDEYIARKHGKNKTIYYHPKMEKFLHKSFGLLVYQDDLLYTAIELAGYDWESVDKFRKAVGKKIPEEMAKQHTKFVDGCQKYSAMSKKDAEKIWELFEPFQGYGFNKAHAASYGKVAYQTAYLKANFPAEYMSAVLTAESDDLERIAEVIAECKRMGFVVLPPDINESFSDFTVVLDEQGSVTNTIRFGLRSIKNFGEEIGKAIIGERKAHGAFASLVNFLDRVHHKNLNKKSLEALVMCGAMDTLGERGTLMRNMEVLLEYNKENEKMRGQDSLFGGLTSYDGGSLELVPGDTATQAEKLLWEKELLGLYVSGHPLERCRAQIEQSGMHIGKIRTDIKNGMPVILGAMITAIKTVTTKNNDTMLFVTLTDFEGSMEAVVFSKTYAQHRDLFVIDTCVAIKGRVSIRNDEKSIIIEGIKKI from the coding sequence ATGTCGAAACCATTTACTCATCTCCATACCCATTCTCACTACTCACTCCTAGATGGGCTATCGAAGATAGATGATTTGGTCAACCGCGCAAAAGAACATGGTATGGAAGCACTCGCACTTACCGATCATGGCAACATGTACGGTGCTATCGAATTCTACAAAGCCTGCAAAAAAGAAAATATCAAACCTATCATCGGCGTCGAAGCCTATGTCGCCGAGCGAACGAGGTTTGATAAAGATCCTAACATTGATGCCAAACGGTATCATCTAACTTTGCTTGCCCGAAACGAAACTGGTTACAAAAATCTCATGCGACTCGTCTCGAAAGCTAACATCGAAGGCTACTACTACAAGCCACGCATGGATCATGATCTACTCAAAGAACATGCTTCCGGACTTATATGCCTCACAGGATGCCCTGCCAGTCGTTTCATTCACCATGTTAAAAATAATCAGATTGATGAAGCCAGGAAGCTCCTTCATTTCTACATCGATATATTTGGGAAAGAGCATGTGTTCGTCGAAGTCATGCATCATGATGATGTTGATTGGTATACACCACTGTTGCCTACTATCAAACAAATCGCACAAGACCTCGATCTACCGATCGTCGGTACGTGGGATTCGCACTACCTCCACAAAGATGATGCGGAAGCACAAGATACACTCCTAGCAATTAACACTGGCTCAGATGTGGGAAGTAATAAGATATCAATGAAGTCTGGCGACTATTCATTTATTAGTTCAGACGAAGCCTATAAAATATTCCACGACATGCCCGAAGCCTGTGCGAATACACAAAAAGTTGTGGATCTCGTTTCTATAGAGCTCTCACTCGGAAACTGGTATTTCCCAAACTACGAAATCCCTGAGGGAACCACGTATGACAGCGAACTGTCTAAATTCACCTACCTCGGGATGGAGACTCGCAATATCGAGAAGACACCAGAGCGACTCGAACGCATCGCGTATGAACTCGACGTTATCAAGAATAAAGGCTACGCGCCCTACTTCCTCGTCGTTGCCGATCTGTTGAAATTCGCCCGTGAGCACAATATCGTCACCACAACGAGAGGCTCGGCCGCAGGATCAATGGTCTCGTACCTTAACTACATCACGACGGTTGATCCGATCGAATACAATTTGCCATTTGAAAGATTCTTGAACCCATACCGTCCATCGGCACCTGATATCGATATGGATATAGCTGACAACAGACGCGATGAAATGATCGATTATGCCAAATTAAAATATGGCGCAGATAAAGTTGCTCAGATCGGAACATTCGGTACCATGATGGCACGTGGTTCAGTGCGTGACGTAGCACGTGCACTCGGCTATCCATATAGCATCGGCGATCGTCTCTCAAAACTCATACCGATGGGTAGCCAAGGTTTCCCTATGACGATCGATCATGCCATGGAACTCGTACCAGAACTTCAAACAGCGTATGACAACGAGCGTGAGACAAAAGAAATTATTGATCTCGCAAAAAAAATGGAAGGCTGTGCACGACATATCTCTGTGCACGCAGCAGGCGTCGTTATCGCACCTTCGGCTATCGAAGATTTTACCCCGATACAGTTTGACCCCAAAGGCGGCAAAATCATCACACAGTACGACATGTACACGATCGAAGAAGCGGGACTCCTCAAGCTCGACTTTCTCGGTATCAGAAACTTAGCCATCTTAGGAGATGCCATCGAACGCATCATGAAAATCAGAGGTATAAAGATCGATCTCGACGATCTGCCAAAGCAAGACAAAAAAACATTTGAAATGCTTGCCCGTGGTGAAACTGTTGGCGTCTTCCAGCTCGGCAATGACGGCATGACAAAAGCCGTCAAGAAACTAGAACCAACGACAATCGATGACTTGAATGTCATGGTCGCACTCTATCGTCCAGGACCAATGGCGACGATCGATGAATACATTGCGAGAAAGCATGGCAAGAATAAGACGATTTACTATCATCCGAAAATGGAAAAGTTTTTGCACAAAAGTTTTGGACTCTTGGTCTATCAAGATGATCTCCTCTACACGGCGATCGAACTCGCTGGCTATGACTGGGAATCAGTTGATAAATTCCGCAAAGCAGTCGGTAAAAAAATCCCAGAAGAAATGGCAAAGCAACATACCAAATTCGTCGATGGCTGCCAAAAATATTCTGCCATGTCAAAAAAAGATGCCGAGAAAATCTGGGAGCTCTTTGAACCATTCCAAGGCTACGGATTCAACAAAGCTCATGCCGCAAGTTACGGCAAAGTCGCCTACCAAACAGCGTATTTGAAAGCTAACTTCCCTGCAGAATACATGAGTGCAGTATTGACTGCCGAGTCTGATGACCTCGAGCGAATCGCAGAAGTGATCGCTGAGTGTAAACGCATGGGCTTTGTTGTACTGCCACCTGATATTAATGAGAGCTTCTCTGACTTTACTGTCGTACTCGATGAACAAGGATCGGTAACAAACACAATTCGCTTCGGTCTTCGCAGTATTAAAAATTTCGGTGAAGAGATCGGTAAGGCAATTATTGGCGAGCGCAAAGCGCATGGAGCATTTGCATCACTCGTGAATTTCCTCGATCGAGTCCATCACAAGAACCTGAACAAGAAATCACTTGAGGCACTCGTCATGTGCGGTGCGATGGATACGCTCGGTGAGCGCGGTACACTCATGCGGAACATGGAAGTGTTGCTCGAATACAACAAGGAAAATGAAAAAATGCGTGGACAAGATTCATTGTTCGGAGGACTAACGAGCTATGATGGCGGTAGTCTTGAACTAGTTCCCGGTGACACTGCGACACAAGCAGAAAAATTGCTTTGGGAGAAAGAACTGCTCGGTCTCTATGTCTCAGGTCATCCACTCGAACGCTGTCGCGCACAAATCGAGCAAAGCGGTATGCATATAGGCAAAATTAGAACTGATATTAAAAATGGCATGCCGGTTATTTTGGGCGCGATGATTACTGCTATCAAAACAGTTACGACCAAAAATAATGACACGATGCTTTTTGTAACCCTCACTGACTTTGAAGGATCAATGGAGGCCGTCGTGTTTTCAAAAACGTATGCACAGCACCGAGACTTATTTGTGATCGATACCTGCGTCGCCATCAAGGGCCGCGTGTCTATCAGAAATGATGAGAAGAGTATCATCATCGAAGGTATAAAAAAAATATAA
- a CDS encoding MGMT family protein, with the protein MKTFSQRVVEAALLIPKGKVTTYGAIAKACGGGGQAARSITAILGKYEEERKRTRQKGGQVPFHRIVYTDGKVWTNEEYRVKRLALYEQEGIKVDSKTGKIENFEKIFFMFK; encoded by the coding sequence ATGAAAACTTTCTCACAACGCGTTGTCGAAGCTGCACTCCTTATTCCCAAAGGCAAAGTGACGACATATGGAGCAATAGCGAAGGCTTGTGGTGGAGGCGGACAAGCAGCTCGAAGCATTACGGCAATACTAGGTAAATATGAAGAAGAGAGAAAGCGAACCCGCCAAAAAGGCGGGCAAGTTCCATTTCATCGGATTGTCTATACTGACGGTAAAGTGTGGACGAATGAAGAGTATCGAGTAAAACGTTTAGCACTGTATGAACAAGAGGGAATCAAAGTTGACTCAAAGACTGGTAAAATTGAAAATTTTGAGAAAATCTTTTTTATGTTTAAGTAG
- a CDS encoding oligosaccharide flippase family protein has protein sequence MFRTLFNNRFLQASTIVFIGSVAANFLNYAFNLVMGRLLPPEIYGELVALFTLLVIVSVPGGTISMILSKYTADHIAKGETDAVSALRRATRVPMYYLGVGSFILTLILALPLSSYLHVPLVPMLIFSLLLPLSFFTASNNGFLQGLQAFKALSISNVINALLKFAFSILFVLIGLSIGGIVCALIIASLLAFIYGWLILRRRMPRAVVRSTEANWYDVFRDKRHYIGFTFLATLLLAIFVNVDTLLAKHYLEPFMAGEYAALSVLGKIITYGSAAVLVVLFPMTSASHTARDGKTGKLLALSLAIVGLASIFLVVLFGTFPTYIVSLLFGSEYLGGAPYLVYFAGAMGLSSMATVFIQYFLATHHKTFIYPLSILALAEIIGISIFHTSIIAIVLVSLGTSAILLMSCIVLYFLEKNIRYE, from the coding sequence ATGTTTCGCACGCTATTCAATAACCGATTCTTGCAGGCGAGCACCATTGTCTTTATTGGCTCGGTTGCGGCGAACTTCTTAAACTACGCATTCAACCTCGTCATGGGTAGGCTCTTGCCGCCAGAAATCTATGGTGAACTCGTCGCCCTGTTTACACTGTTAGTGATCGTCAGTGTTCCGGGAGGTACGATTTCGATGATCTTATCCAAATACACTGCTGATCATATTGCCAAAGGCGAAACTGATGCGGTTAGTGCGCTTCGTCGTGCGACGAGAGTGCCGATGTATTATCTCGGTGTTGGGAGCTTTATCCTCACGCTTATTCTCGCATTGCCGTTGTCGTCGTACTTGCATGTGCCTCTCGTGCCGATGCTTATCTTTAGTTTATTGCTACCGTTGTCATTTTTTACTGCGAGCAATAATGGTTTCTTGCAAGGCCTGCAAGCGTTCAAGGCACTTTCGATAAGTAATGTCATCAATGCACTTTTGAAATTCGCATTTTCAATTCTCTTTGTACTCATAGGCCTTTCGATCGGTGGCATTGTGTGTGCACTCATCATTGCGAGCTTGCTCGCATTTATCTATGGCTGGTTAATTTTGCGTCGTCGCATGCCACGTGCGGTTGTGCGTAGTACAGAGGCGAATTGGTATGATGTGTTTCGTGATAAGCGACACTACATCGGCTTTACCTTTTTAGCGACATTACTACTCGCGATTTTTGTGAATGTCGACACACTCTTGGCCAAGCACTATCTGGAACCATTTATGGCAGGTGAGTATGCCGCGCTTTCGGTGCTCGGCAAAATTATTACCTATGGTTCAGCGGCAGTACTCGTCGTGCTTTTCCCGATGACCTCTGCATCGCACACTGCTCGTGATGGCAAAACAGGCAAGCTTTTAGCACTATCACTTGCTATTGTGGGGCTTGCGAGCATCTTTCTTGTCGTGCTTTTCGGTACATTTCCGACCTATATTGTATCGCTCCTGTTTGGGTCCGAATACCTAGGCGGTGCGCCATACTTGGTTTATTTTGCGGGAGCTATGGGACTCTCATCTATGGCAACCGTTTTTATTCAGTATTTCTTGGCTACACATCACAAAACCTTCATCTATCCGTTATCTATACTAGCTCTTGCCGAAATTATTGGCATCAGTATTTTCCATACTAGTATTATCGCGATTGTGCTTGTGTCACTTGGTACAAGCGCGATTTTACTCATGTCATGTATTGTCCTCTACTTTTTAGAAAAAAATATCCGTTATGAATAA
- a CDS encoding AAA family ATPase, translated as MNNQNIYEAIVTGGPCSGKTTLLSLILQKLSDKGVKVFVRDEIATRFILGGITPWDRELHNSEFQRQLLLHTLESDARIRTIMSKTTASKKLIMYDRGVFDALAYIKPELFNKILLEEKLIAGELMGMSDAVIYLQTAAYGAEAFYTTINNKARTEALEDARRLDDLTQDAWIGHEHMSCITNEGKTFDQKMTEGYQKICDLLGIPVPIESERKFLIKPFSLEDVSVAYKEVHILQTYLTTTDGSEERVRRRTLDGGSTYYFTRKTSIPGSSDRFEIQHRIPERDYYTYIEERADHNYRPIRKNRYCFLWNNQYFEVDRFLDETDEYQLEWEGTDRNHILQFPPFIKVIKEVTEEKKYGNKERARIR; from the coding sequence ATGAATAATCAAAACATATATGAAGCAATAGTTACCGGAGGTCCGTGCTCTGGAAAAACTACCTTACTATCCCTTATTCTACAGAAGTTGTCAGATAAAGGGGTCAAAGTTTTTGTCCGTGATGAGATTGCTACCCGTTTTATTTTAGGTGGCATTACTCCATGGGATAGGGAATTACATAATTCTGAATTTCAGAGGCAACTTCTTTTACACACACTTGAATCAGATGCACGTATTCGCACCATCATGTCGAAAACTACTGCTTCGAAAAAACTTATTATGTATGATCGAGGAGTCTTTGATGCATTGGCATACATTAAACCTGAGCTTTTTAATAAAATTTTGTTAGAAGAAAAATTAATTGCTGGGGAACTTATGGGTATGTCGGATGCAGTCATCTATCTGCAGACTGCAGCGTATGGTGCGGAAGCGTTTTATACAACAATAAATAACAAAGCCAGAACAGAGGCACTTGAGGATGCACGTCGCTTAGATGATTTGACACAAGATGCTTGGATAGGACATGAGCACATGAGTTGTATTACCAATGAAGGTAAAACCTTTGATCAGAAAATGACCGAAGGGTATCAAAAAATTTGTGACTTGCTAGGTATACCGGTACCGATAGAATCTGAGAGGAAATTTCTGATTAAACCTTTTTCACTAGAAGATGTTTCTGTTGCATACAAAGAAGTGCACATATTACAAACATACCTCACGACGACTGATGGTTCAGAAGAACGTGTTCGTAGACGTACGCTTGATGGTGGGTCAACATATTATTTCACCAGAAAAACATCAATTCCAGGCTCAAGTGATCGCTTTGAAATACAACACCGGATTCCAGAAAGAGATTATTATACATATATTGAAGAACGAGCAGATCATAATTATCGACCTATCCGTAAAAATCGTTACTGTTTCCTCTGGAACAATCAATACTTTGAGGTAGATAGATTTTTGGATGAGACAGATGAGTATCAACTTGAATGGGAGGGTACCGACCGTAATCATATATTACAGTTCCCGCCATTTATCAAAGTGATCAAGGAAGTCACTGAGGAGAAAAAATATGGCAACAAAGAACGAGCTAGAATCAGATAG